A portion of the Staphylococcus felis genome contains these proteins:
- the fdhF gene encoding formate dehydrogenase subunit alpha — protein MQEHLVVTLDGKDYLVEPGKNLLAFIKEQNTFVPSICYNDSLGPIQTCDTCAVEIDGQIARACGTTINRSMVVNTEGQSVETSQKEALDRILEKHQLYCTVCDYNNGNCEIHNTMDQWGLEHQTYEYKPKPYDVDFGPFYRYDPNQCILCGRCVEVCQDVQVNETLSIDWSREHPRVIWDNDVSINDSSCVGCGQCATVCPCNAMMENNMVGNAGYMTDIEPGSLASMIDLTKKAETGYGPLFAVSDSEAAMREERIKKTKTVCTYCGVGCSFEVWTKDREILKVQPSHDSPANKISSCVKGKFGWDYVNSEERLTKPLIRRNGQFEEVEWDEAIPYVAKRMQEIKDQYGPKALTFISSSKATNEESYLMQKLARQVIGTNNIDNCSRYCQAPATKGLFRTVGHGGDSGSIEDIGNAEMVITIGTNTAEAHPVIASRIKRSHKLFGQKLHVFDIRKHEMADRADVFYQPLPGTDLVWLSAVTKYIIDKGWHAKSFIDQWVDHFDEYYQSLEPYTMEFAEETTGIPKERLIQLAKEIVSVNTVAICWAMGVTQQETGSDTSTAISNLLLATGNYMKPGAGSYPLRGHNNVQGCSDFGSMPDKLPGYLGVQDDEARGWYEEAWGVQIPKEPGYDNHQMMDHIHAGDVHSMFILGEDTGIVDSNINYVQAALEKVDFLVVQDEFLTFTAEFADVVLPASPSLEKDGTFTNTERRFQRLYQVLEPLGDSKPDWQITQMIAKEMGYDWGYTHPSEIMDEAADLTPMFAGVRYHRLEGYNSLQWPVDADGTDSPLLFTEAFNFDNGKAKFYALDFNNFYKTNEEYDLHVNNGRVLEHFHEGNMTYKVPGLQYKMPTAFVEISPELAKERGIHEGAAVKLTSETGEATAHVHITDRVKGKQIYLPLNDNSEAAVNYLTSSVTDPATHTPAYKSTCCRMEVLSKRGKSPLNPTNFRNQTRNPQYSVEVEKKWARRDYVFPGDQVMK, from the coding sequence ATGCAGGAACATCTTGTAGTAACGTTAGATGGTAAAGATTACCTTGTTGAACCCGGCAAAAATTTATTGGCGTTTATTAAAGAGCAAAATACATTTGTACCTTCCATTTGTTATAACGATTCATTAGGCCCAATCCAAACGTGCGACACATGTGCCGTTGAAATTGACGGTCAAATTGCACGTGCTTGTGGTACAACGATCAATCGTTCAATGGTTGTCAATACTGAAGGTCAATCTGTCGAAACTTCGCAAAAAGAGGCTTTAGATCGTATATTAGAAAAGCATCAACTTTATTGTACGGTATGTGACTATAATAACGGTAATTGTGAAATTCACAATACAATGGATCAATGGGGACTTGAACATCAAACATATGAATATAAACCAAAACCTTATGACGTTGATTTTGGTCCGTTTTATCGTTATGATCCAAATCAATGTATCTTATGTGGACGATGTGTTGAAGTGTGTCAGGACGTTCAAGTCAATGAAACGTTGTCAATTGATTGGAGTCGTGAACACCCACGTGTGATTTGGGACAATGACGTATCTATTAATGACTCTTCATGTGTAGGGTGTGGACAATGTGCAACAGTTTGTCCATGTAATGCAATGATGGAAAACAACATGGTAGGTAATGCTGGATATATGACAGACATTGAACCAGGTTCTCTTGCATCAATGATTGATTTAACGAAAAAAGCTGAAACAGGATATGGCCCATTATTTGCTGTCTCAGATTCTGAAGCTGCAATGCGTGAAGAACGTATCAAAAAAACAAAAACGGTCTGTACATATTGCGGTGTGGGTTGTAGCTTTGAAGTCTGGACAAAAGATCGAGAAATATTAAAGGTTCAACCTTCTCATGATTCACCAGCGAATAAAATTTCATCATGTGTCAAAGGGAAATTCGGTTGGGATTATGTTAATTCTGAAGAACGTCTAACGAAGCCGTTGATTCGCCGTAATGGTCAATTTGAAGAAGTTGAATGGGATGAAGCAATTCCGTATGTAGCAAAACGTATGCAAGAGATTAAAGATCAATATGGCCCGAAAGCATTAACATTCATTTCGTCATCAAAAGCAACAAATGAAGAATCGTATTTAATGCAAAAATTAGCGCGCCAAGTTATTGGAACAAATAATATTGATAACTGCTCACGTTATTGTCAAGCACCAGCGACAAAAGGCTTATTCAGAACAGTTGGACATGGCGGAGACTCTGGTTCTATTGAGGATATCGGAAATGCAGAAATGGTGATTACGATTGGAACAAATACTGCAGAAGCGCATCCTGTTATTGCATCACGTATTAAACGCTCACATAAATTATTTGGTCAAAAATTGCATGTATTCGATATCCGTAAACATGAAATGGCTGATCGTGCAGATGTGTTTTACCAACCACTACCTGGTACGGATTTAGTATGGCTTTCGGCTGTGACGAAATATATCATCGACAAAGGATGGCATGCCAAATCATTTATTGATCAATGGGTGGATCATTTTGATGAATATTACCAATCACTTGAGCCTTATACAATGGAATTTGCTGAAGAGACGACAGGTATTCCGAAAGAACGCTTAATCCAATTAGCTAAAGAAATTGTCAGTGTCAATACTGTAGCAATTTGCTGGGCAATGGGAGTGACTCAGCAAGAGACAGGCTCTGATACAAGTACGGCAATCTCTAACTTATTACTTGCTACAGGAAACTATATGAAACCAGGAGCAGGATCATATCCATTACGTGGTCATAATAACGTTCAAGGCTGTTCGGATTTTGGTAGTATGCCTGATAAACTACCAGGATATTTAGGTGTACAAGATGATGAAGCTCGTGGTTGGTATGAAGAAGCATGGGGTGTTCAAATCCCTAAAGAACCAGGATATGACAATCATCAAATGATGGATCACATCCACGCTGGCGATGTGCATAGTATGTTTATTTTAGGTGAAGATACAGGGATAGTCGATTCAAATATAAACTATGTGCAAGCAGCATTAGAAAAAGTGGACTTCTTAGTTGTACAAGACGAATTTTTAACATTTACAGCGGAGTTTGCAGATGTAGTCTTACCGGCAAGTCCGTCTTTAGAGAAGGATGGCACTTTCACTAATACTGAACGTCGATTCCAGCGATTATATCAGGTATTAGAACCACTTGGCGACTCAAAACCAGACTGGCAAATCACTCAAATGATTGCTAAAGAAATGGGATATGACTGGGGCTATACACATCCATCAGAAATCATGGATGAAGCCGCTGATTTAACACCAATGTTTGCAGGTGTAAGGTATCATCGTTTGGAAGGGTATAATAGTCTACAATGGCCTGTCGATGCGGATGGAACGGATTCGCCATTATTATTTACAGAAGCATTTAACTTTGACAATGGAAAAGCGAAGTTTTATGCATTAGATTTTAATAACTTCTATAAAACAAATGAAGAGTATGACTTACATGTGAATAATGGACGTGTGCTCGAGCATTTCCATGAAGGGAATATGACGTACAAAGTGCCAGGGCTTCAATATAAAATGCCAACAGCTTTTGTGGAGATATCACCAGAACTTGCAAAAGAGCGCGGTATTCACGAAGGGGCAGCAGTGAAGTTAACTTCTGAAACAGGTGAAGCAACAGCACACGTACACATTACAGATCGAGTTAAAGGGAAGCAAATTTATCTTCCATTGAATGATAATAGTGAAGCTGCTGTAAACTATTTGACTAGTAGTGTAACGGATCCAGCTACGCATACTCCGGCATATAAATCAACATGTTGCCGTATGGAAGTACTCAGCAAACGTGGTAAATCACCACTCAATCCAACGAACTTCCGTAATCAAACACGCAATCCACAATATAGTGTAGAAGTTGAGAAAAAATGGGCAAGACGTGATTATGTCTTTCCAGGGGATCAGGTGATGAAATAA
- a CDS encoding DUF1641 domain-containing protein encodes MAERISKIKKIEKTDAQLKAESLDEVTSAIAENKDSILKAIDLIGILDEAKILDALKGAVKQRGVITEKIVTELNKDQYSGILHNMGQMLFLLGSLDTDELSVLLNKVNKGLRVANQANPNARSSVSGLVKVLKDDEINQSLTYFLNILKGMSR; translated from the coding sequence ATGGCTGAACGAATTTCTAAAATCAAAAAAATAGAAAAGACAGATGCACAGCTCAAAGCAGAAAGTCTCGATGAAGTCACAAGTGCAATTGCGGAAAATAAAGACAGCATTTTAAAAGCAATCGATTTAATTGGTATATTAGATGAAGCTAAAATACTTGATGCATTAAAAGGTGCGGTAAAACAACGGGGTGTCATAACAGAAAAAATCGTAACTGAACTCAATAAAGACCAATACTCAGGCATCTTGCATAATATGGGTCAAATGTTATTTTTATTAGGTTCACTTGATACAGACGAATTAAGCGTGTTATTGAACAAAGTTAATAAAGGACTTCGTGTAGCCAATCAGGCCAACCCTAATGCACGCTCGTCAGTTTCAGGATTGGTCAAAGTCTTAAAAGATGATGAAATCAATCAAAGTTTAACGTACTTCTTGAATATATTAAAAGGAATGTCACGTTAA
- a CDS encoding N-acetylglucosaminidase, producing MQWIKEKPMRTIVILIIVIFFVLFIVNETGLFKNDISYTFDEALDKQTSGDALHTKSNEGHFVEASKEDVSEAMKVKRTDSDLMYMDISEPVHMSVDEVNEMLKGKGILEGHGQDFLDAQDQYHVNVVYLVSHASLETGDGRSELAKGITQGKARFYNFFGIGAFDRDALETGSSFAKQAKWTTPEKAIEGGAKFIRNHYFENGQITLYQMRWNPKEPATHQYASDVDWASKISERMSIYYDRYGIKQDDIRKQFYR from the coding sequence ATGCAATGGATTAAAGAAAAACCTATGCGTACGATAGTTATCCTTATAATAGTCATCTTTTTTGTCTTATTTATTGTTAATGAAACAGGACTATTTAAAAATGATATATCTTATACATTTGACGAAGCATTAGACAAACAAACGAGTGGAGACGCTCTGCATACAAAGTCAAATGAAGGTCACTTTGTTGAAGCATCAAAAGAAGACGTCTCTGAGGCGATGAAAGTTAAAAGAACAGACTCTGATTTGATGTATATGGATATATCAGAGCCTGTCCATATGTCTGTTGACGAAGTGAATGAGATGCTAAAAGGTAAAGGCATACTCGAAGGACATGGGCAAGATTTTCTTGATGCACAAGATCAATATCATGTCAATGTGGTTTACCTTGTTAGTCATGCGAGCCTCGAAACAGGAGATGGACGATCAGAGCTTGCGAAAGGAATCACGCAAGGGAAAGCACGTTTTTATAATTTTTTTGGCATAGGTGCATTTGATCGTGATGCACTAGAAACAGGATCAAGTTTTGCAAAACAAGCGAAATGGACGACACCTGAAAAGGCCATTGAAGGTGGCGCAAAGTTTATACGCAATCACTATTTTGAAAATGGCCAAATTACATTGTATCAAATGCGTTGGAATCCTAAAGAGCCAGCGACGCATCAATATGCTAGTGATGTGGATTGGGCTTCAAAAATTTCAGAGCGCATGTCCATATATTATGATCGATACGGTATTAAACAAGACGATATACGAAAGCAATTTTATAGATAA
- a CDS encoding FAD-dependent monooxygenase — protein sequence MKIGIVGAGIGGLTAAIMLAEQGHRIEIFDKADALREVGAGIGIGENVLKKLGQHDLAKGIKNAGQILEKMRVFDEYGESLTEMKLSQKSTNVALLRQALLDILVSYIPAGIIHLQHEVIKAEVQNDHVLLHFHHQDSKSFDLVVGADGIHSKVRQVINPKSKVKYQGYTCFRGVVEGIDDLSQIADEYWGKKGRFGIVSLLNGQAYWFATMNAKEKDAQFSGFNKPYLQAYFNHYPEPVRKILDLQPETGILHHDIYDLKPLNTFVYQNRIVLIGDAAHATTPNMGQGAGQAMEDAIVLANVLQKYESVAEALKRYDRLRVKHTAKVIKRSRKIGKIAQKEHRLSIQLRNRVLKRLPKWLVALQTSFLFKSKSE from the coding sequence ATGAAAATCGGTATTGTAGGTGCAGGAATAGGCGGATTAACCGCGGCTATCATGTTAGCAGAACAAGGGCACCGGATTGAGATATTCGATAAAGCTGATGCACTGCGTGAGGTCGGTGCAGGGATAGGCATTGGAGAAAATGTACTCAAAAAGTTAGGGCAGCATGATTTAGCAAAAGGTATTAAAAATGCAGGTCAAATTTTAGAAAAAATGCGTGTGTTTGATGAATATGGTGAGTCACTCACTGAAATGAAACTTTCTCAAAAATCAACCAATGTTGCGCTTTTACGTCAAGCATTACTTGATATTTTAGTAAGTTACATCCCCGCTGGAATCATTCATCTTCAACATGAAGTTATCAAAGCTGAAGTTCAAAATGACCATGTTTTATTACACTTTCATCATCAAGATTCCAAATCTTTTGACCTTGTGGTAGGTGCTGATGGTATCCATTCAAAAGTACGACAAGTTATCAACCCGAAATCAAAAGTGAAATATCAAGGATATACTTGTTTTAGAGGTGTTGTAGAAGGAATAGATGATTTATCTCAAATTGCTGATGAATACTGGGGCAAAAAAGGCCGATTTGGGATTGTGAGCTTGTTAAACGGTCAAGCATATTGGTTTGCAACGATGAATGCTAAAGAAAAAGATGCACAGTTCAGCGGATTTAATAAACCATACTTGCAAGCTTATTTTAACCATTATCCAGAGCCAGTTAGAAAAATATTAGACCTTCAACCAGAAACAGGAATTTTACATCATGATATTTATGATCTGAAACCATTAAACACATTTGTTTATCAGAATCGCATCGTTTTAATTGGAGATGCTGCACACGCAACAACACCGAATATGGGTCAAGGTGCTGGACAAGCGATGGAAGATGCTATTGTATTAGCAAATGTATTGCAAAAATATGAGAGTGTGGCAGAAGCATTGAAACGTTATGATCGTTTGCGTGTCAAACATACCGCAAAAGTCATTAAACGCTCTCGTAAAATAGGGAAGATAGCGCAAAAAGAGCATCGTCTCAGCATTCAATTACGTAATAGGGTGTTAAAACGTTTACCGAAATGGTTGGTCGCATTACAAACTTCATTTTTGTTCAAATCGAAAAGTGAATAA
- a CDS encoding 2-hydroxyacid dehydrogenase family protein, with the protein MKKVFVAGPIPETGLKKLKEHFEVDMYDGQGIIDKDTLKNSIKDAFGLVSLLSTNVDQEVIDSGENLKFIANYGAGFNNVDIDYARSKGIDVSNTPKASTNATAELTIAILLAVARRIPEGDQLMRHEGFDGWAPLFFRGREVSGKTIGIVGLGEIGSAVAKRAKAFDMDILYTGPHRKEEKEKEIGAKYVDLDTLLKEADFVTLNAAYNPDMKHMIDTPQLELMKPTAYLVNASRGPIVHEKALLEALKNKTIEGAALDVYEFEPEITEGLKSLDNVVITPHIGNATFEARDMMADIVATNLIKKANDEQPDYIVN; encoded by the coding sequence ATGAAAAAAGTATTTGTAGCAGGTCCTATTCCTGAAACAGGTTTAAAAAAATTAAAAGAACATTTTGAAGTTGACATGTATGACGGTCAAGGCATTATCGATAAAGACACACTTAAAAATTCAATCAAAGATGCTTTTGGTCTTGTTAGCCTATTATCTACGAATGTCGATCAAGAAGTGATTGATAGTGGTGAAAACCTCAAATTTATCGCTAACTATGGTGCTGGCTTTAATAATGTTGATATCGACTATGCACGTTCAAAAGGTATTGATGTTTCTAATACACCCAAAGCTTCAACTAATGCGACAGCAGAGTTAACTATCGCTATTTTACTTGCTGTTGCACGTCGCATACCTGAAGGCGACCAATTGATGCGTCATGAAGGCTTTGATGGATGGGCTCCTTTATTTTTCCGAGGCCGTGAAGTTTCTGGAAAAACAATCGGTATCGTAGGCCTTGGTGAAATTGGTAGTGCAGTTGCAAAAAGAGCAAAAGCTTTTGACATGGACATTCTTTATACTGGACCACATCGCAAAGAAGAGAAAGAAAAAGAAATCGGTGCGAAATACGTGGATCTTGATACACTATTAAAAGAAGCTGATTTTGTCACATTGAATGCAGCATACAATCCGGATATGAAACATATGATTGACACACCACAATTAGAGTTAATGAAACCGACTGCTTATTTAGTCAATGCATCTCGTGGCCCTATTGTTCATGAAAAAGCTTTACTTGAAGCCTTAAAGAACAAGACAATTGAGGGAGCAGCACTCGATGTATATGAATTTGAGCCTGAAATTACAGAAGGGTTAAAATCATTAGACAACGTTGTTATCACACCTCATATTGGTAACGCAACATTTGAAGCACGTGATATGATGGCTGATATTGTTGCTACCAACCTCATCAAAAAAGCAAATGACGAGCAACCTGACTATATTGTCAACTAA
- a CDS encoding DMT family transporter, whose translation MAWLSLLLAGSFEVLGVFWLNQYALKIQKRYIVLLAVTFALSLLFLSLSMQEISMGTAYAVWTGIGTVGGTLLGMIAYHESKHFSRLFFIFLIIVSAIGLKLIA comes from the coding sequence ATGGCTTGGTTGTCGTTATTATTAGCAGGGTCATTTGAAGTGCTCGGTGTGTTTTGGCTCAATCAATATGCACTCAAAATTCAAAAGCGTTATATCGTACTATTAGCAGTGACATTTGCTTTAAGTTTGCTATTCTTATCACTATCTATGCAGGAAATCTCGATGGGAACCGCTTATGCTGTTTGGACTGGGATAGGTACAGTCGGAGGAACTTTACTCGGAATGATTGCATATCATGAATCGAAACATTTTTCACGACTATTCTTTATCTTTTTGATTATTGTTTCAGCAATTGGTCTGAAATTAATAGCTTAA
- a CDS encoding DMT family transporter yields the protein MQWLKVFTAGIVEVFWVIGITHSTHLYEWCFTLLCIIFSFWMMLSASKHLPVGTVYAVFVGIGTLGTVIVGMLFFNEPASVLKIIFILTLLIGVIGLKLTSKEEGVS from the coding sequence ATGCAATGGTTAAAAGTTTTCACTGCAGGTATTGTTGAAGTCTTTTGGGTCATTGGTATTACACATTCTACACATCTGTATGAATGGTGCTTCACATTACTTTGCATTATTTTTAGTTTTTGGATGATGTTATCTGCTTCGAAGCATTTACCCGTTGGCACAGTCTATGCTGTATTTGTTGGCATTGGCACTTTAGGCACTGTCATTGTCGGCATGCTATTCTTTAATGAACCTGCAAGTGTATTAAAAATCATCTTTATATTGACATTATTAATAGGTGTCATTGGATTAAAACTGACATCCAAGGAAGAAGGTGTATCCTAA
- a CDS encoding CHAP domain-containing protein, which yields MLKKIATVTTVSAGLGAASLGLDHHQADAAEGQYNYSYQYNYNTNTNGNTDYSYQSQNSQTYSNQNYTSTTTTSTQSTGTIHAGNLYTAGQCTWYVYDKVGGKIGSTWGNANNWDDAASAAGYTVNTTPEAGSILQTDMGPFGHVAYVESVNDDGSVTVSEMNYNGGPFSVNERTISSAEASSYNYIHLK from the coding sequence ATGTTAAAAAAAATCGCTACAGTTACTACAGTATCTGCAGGTCTTGGTGCTGCTTCATTAGGGTTAGATCATCACCAAGCTGATGCAGCAGAAGGTCAATATAACTATTCATATCAATATAATTACAATACAAATACAAATGGAAATACTGACTATTCATACCAATCTCAAAATAGTCAAACATACTCAAATCAAAATTACACATCAACAACAACGACTTCTACTCAATCCACTGGAACAATACATGCAGGTAACTTATATACAGCAGGTCAATGTACATGGTACGTTTATGACAAAGTAGGTGGCAAAATCGGATCAACATGGGGCAATGCTAATAATTGGGATGACGCTGCTTCTGCTGCTGGATATACAGTGAACACAACACCTGAAGCTGGTTCCATATTACAAACTGACATGGGGCCTTTCGGTCACGTAGCATATGTTGAATCAGTTAATGATGATGGTTCAGTAACTGTTTCTGAAATGAACTATAACGGTGGCCCTTTCAGTGTCAATGAGCGTACTATTTCTAGTGCTGAAGCAAGCTCATACAACTACATCCACTTAAAATAG
- a CDS encoding DUF4870 domain-containing protein, giving the protein MKTEEVNHVHDHQTHQQYGPTIEDKNMATLIYVTSFFTSLIAPIIIWLLKRDESPFIDITGKNYLNFYISYFIWVSISSVLIFALVGIITTPILLILSIVFHIIGLVKAYKGEVYLPPLSIRFFR; this is encoded by the coding sequence ATGAAGACTGAAGAAGTCAATCACGTGCATGATCATCAAACACACCAACAGTACGGCCCAACAATTGAAGATAAAAATATGGCCACACTTATTTATGTAACATCATTTTTTACTTCACTTATCGCACCTATCATTATTTGGCTTTTAAAAAGAGACGAATCACCTTTTATTGATATAACAGGTAAAAATTATTTAAACTTTTATATATCTTACTTTATTTGGGTATCTATTTCGTCAGTACTTATATTTGCTTTAGTCGGAATAATAACCACGCCTATTCTACTAATATTATCAATTGTTTTTCATATTATTGGTCTTGTAAAAGCTTATAAAGGTGAAGTTTACCTTCCTCCTTTATCTATTCGCTTTTTCCGTTAA
- a CDS encoding NAD/NADP-dependent octopine/nopaline dehydrogenase family protein, translated as MKIAVVGSGNGAVTAAIDMVDQGHDVKLYCRNQSIDKFDKALELGGFHYINEGQESFVNFTNISDSMEEVIKDAEIIMLVIPSSFIEYYAELMSSYINEDQIIFFNMAAAMGSARFIKVLNEYKIATRPTFAEANTLTYGTRVDFASATVDLSLKVRKVYFSTFEEKDLIPAFDKVEQIYPYIVKEESLWRTNLENGNPEVHPGPTLLNVGRIDYSQDFALYKEGITKHTVRLLHAVEMERLSLGRKLGFELETAKEARIERGYLEREMEDEPLNKIFNHSPVFSRIPGPNKVNNRYLTEDIAYGLVLWSSLGREIGVPTPNIDAIIMIASTILERDFFNEGLTIDYLGRENVGLISY; from the coding sequence ATGAAAATTGCAGTTGTTGGATCTGGGAATGGTGCTGTTACAGCAGCGATAGACATGGTGGATCAAGGGCATGACGTGAAACTTTATTGCAGAAATCAATCTATAGACAAATTTGATAAAGCACTTGAGCTTGGGGGATTTCATTATATTAATGAAGGTCAAGAAAGCTTTGTCAACTTCACTAACATAAGCGATAGTATGGAAGAAGTGATTAAAGATGCTGAAATCATTATGCTTGTCATCCCTTCTTCATTTATTGAATACTATGCGGAATTGATGTCTTCTTATATTAATGAAGATCAAATTATTTTCTTTAATATGGCAGCTGCAATGGGGTCTGCACGTTTTATTAAAGTACTTAACGAATATAAAATTGCAACACGTCCTACTTTTGCAGAGGCAAATACTTTAACGTATGGGACACGTGTGGACTTTGCATCAGCAACAGTAGATTTATCTTTAAAAGTACGCAAAGTTTATTTTTCGACATTTGAAGAGAAAGATTTAATACCAGCATTTGATAAAGTAGAGCAAATTTATCCTTATATTGTTAAAGAGGAAAGCTTATGGCGTACCAATCTTGAAAATGGTAATCCTGAAGTACATCCAGGCCCAACGTTATTAAATGTAGGTCGCATTGACTATAGTCAAGATTTTGCACTATATAAAGAAGGAATCACAAAGCATACGGTTCGACTGCTACATGCTGTTGAAATGGAGCGTTTATCTTTAGGACGTAAATTAGGATTCGAGCTTGAAACAGCAAAAGAAGCACGTATTGAACGAGGCTATTTGGAAAGAGAAATGGAAGACGAGCCATTAAATAAAATTTTTAATCACAGTCCTGTATTTTCACGAATACCTGGACCTAATAAAGTAAACAATCGTTACCTAACTGAAGATATTGCATATGGATTAGTACTTTGGTCAAGCTTAGGTAGAGAGATTGGCGTGCCAACACCAAATATTGATGCCATTATTATGATTGCATCTACTATACTTGAGCGAGACTTCTTTAATGAAGGATTAACGATTGATTATTTAGGGCGTGAAAATGTCGGCCTTATTTCGTATTAA
- the nhaC gene encoding Na+/H+ antiporter NhaC, translating into MKRKPTLFESISTIVVMMCVVCIGFIVLEIPIQPLLIISAAYASFIAWRVGLRWKDLEEGITDRLSTAMPAIFIILTVGIIVGSWMYSGTVPALIYYGLKFLSPSYFLVSAFIIAAICSVATGTAWGSASTAGIALMAIGLQMDIPAGMAAGAIISGAVFGDKMSPLSDTTNLAALVTRVNIFSHIRHMVLTTVPASIVALVVWHFASRQFGANVSTQNIDTMLKDIEAMYQLGFFVWIPMIVIVGCLLMRVSTVPAMLASSVSAILVGWLNNGFQLKDGFIATFKGFHPDMITRNIDGISDKALSLIEQGGMMSMTQIIITIFCGYAFAGIVEKAGCLDVLLHRISKNINSRGQLILATVIGGLIMVLAAGVASVVIIMVGILLMEMYDKMNLDRVNLSRTLEDSGTMVIPLIPWGTSGIYYTQQLGVGVGEFFIWAIPCYLCLIIAIFYGFTGIGIKEKSPSSEQN; encoded by the coding sequence ATGAAAAGAAAACCGACATTATTTGAGTCAATTTCGACAATTGTCGTAATGATGTGCGTCGTATGTATTGGATTTATTGTTTTGGAAATTCCAATTCAACCGCTACTTATTATATCAGCAGCATATGCATCATTTATTGCATGGCGTGTCGGATTAAGATGGAAAGATTTAGAAGAAGGTATCACAGATCGATTATCAACAGCAATGCCTGCCATTTTTATCATTTTAACTGTGGGTATTATTGTTGGATCTTGGATGTATTCAGGTACAGTACCAGCATTGATTTATTATGGTTTAAAATTTTTAAGTCCTAGCTATTTTTTAGTTTCGGCATTTATAATCGCTGCGATTTGTTCGGTGGCAACAGGGACAGCTTGGGGCTCTGCATCAACTGCAGGTATTGCATTAATGGCCATTGGTCTACAAATGGATATACCAGCAGGCATGGCAGCAGGTGCTATTATTTCAGGAGCAGTATTTGGAGATAAGATGTCGCCACTCTCTGATACGACAAATCTTGCTGCATTAGTCACACGTGTCAATATTTTTAGCCATATTAGGCATATGGTTTTAACAACTGTGCCTGCTTCTATCGTGGCACTCGTTGTGTGGCATTTTGCATCGCGTCAATTTGGTGCGAATGTGAGTACTCAAAATATTGATACAATGCTAAAAGATATTGAAGCGATGTATCAATTAGGTTTTTTCGTTTGGATACCCATGATTGTCATAGTGGGGTGTTTATTGATGAGAGTATCGACAGTGCCTGCGATGTTAGCCTCTAGTGTATCAGCCATATTAGTGGGATGGCTCAATAATGGCTTTCAACTAAAAGATGGGTTTATCGCAACTTTTAAAGGATTTCACCCTGATATGATTACGAGAAATATTGACGGCATTTCAGATAAAGCCTTATCTCTTATCGAACAAGGCGGTATGATGAGTATGACCCAAATTATTATTACAATATTTTGTGGCTATGCATTTGCTGGTATTGTTGAAAAAGCAGGCTGTTTAGATGTACTTTTACATCGTATTTCTAAAAATATTAATTCACGTGGACAATTAATTTTAGCGACTGTCATTGGTGGATTAATTATGGTTCTTGCTGCTGGTGTAGCATCAGTGGTCATCATTATGGTAGGTATCTTACTTATGGAAATGTATGACAAGATGAATTTAGATCGTGTGAATTTGTCAAGAACGTTAGAAGACTCAGGTACGATGGTCATTCCGCTTATTCCATGGGGGACATCGGGGATCTATTATACACAACAACTTGGCGTTGGAGTTGGTGAGTTTTTCATTTGGGCAATACCGTGTTATTTATGCTTAATCATTGCTATCTTTTATGGGTTTACAGGTATAGGCATTAAAGAAAAATCACCTTCATCAGAACAGAATTAA